The genomic DNA TCAAATTGCCTTTCTTTTCTCAGAATGCTGAGTCTATGTTTAACTAAGCCAGCAGAAAAAAAAATGCTTACCTTTTCTGTTCTCTGTTTAACTCAGTACTGGCCAACATGGGATAATCAGCCATCACAGTGTACAGAAAGAGTTCTACCTAAAGAATAGGTATGGTTTGGGGACTGGGGACAGGGGGAGGCGGAGGAGTTGAGGAAATTAGGAACCTGCACCAGTTGCCTTATATTTTCAGCGAATGGCTGTTTTCGTCCAAGTTTGTGTGAGGTATAGATAAAATATATGAAATTGATAATTTGATTGGCACTGTTGTAACCTAGGAGTAGATGGCACCTATTGTGAAAAATTTAATTCTCTAAACCTAGTATGTCAAGCATCTGCAATTGTTCATGTACAGTATACACAACAATCTGCCATTTAAGTTTGGGTGAAAATGTAAAAGCTTTATATACTTTAAGCTACGGGTATTGGACACTTAAAATAATAGTCTAGATTGTGCTAAATGAATTCTGAATGAATACAGCAATATAGTTTAACTACTGATTCAGTTTGGGCTTGGAAAGTTCAGTTATTCCTTTatctttatagaatcatagaaacattcaGTCTATGTTTGTTTTGGCTCTTTGGAAGAGCCagttagtcccagtcccctgccctttccctaaaACCCTTTCTCATTTTCAAGTACATACTcaaatctcttttgaaagttactaattcaatctgcttccactatGCTTTCTGGTAATCATAACAACtcattactttttttaaaaaaaaaagctcctcGTTTTCCCCCTGGAATTTTTTctagttatcttaaatctgtgtcctctggttactgaacctccTGCTAGTGGAAGCAGTTTCTTCCTGGATACTCTTTCAAAACCTCTTTGAACACCTCTAGTAAATCTCCCCATAACTTTCTCTGCCCTAAGAAGAGCTTAAGTGAAGTCCTTCATTGCTGGTATCATACTGGTAAATCTCATTtgaaccctctctaaggccttgacagccTTTCTgatgaagtgtgatgcccagaattgcacacaatactccagctgaggcctaacccgtCATTTATGATGGtttccataacttccttgcttttgtactctaatgcctctttttataaagccaaggatcctgtgggCTCTGTTAACAGCCTTCCCAAcaaaccttcaaagatttgtgtctgAGTCCCCAGGTGTCTTTTTTTTTTCCCACACCCGCTTTAACATTGCACCATTTTATTAATATTGCCTCACATTTTccatccaaattgtatcacttcactctTATTTTAAGACTTAGAGAAAGAACATTTGGGATTTGACTTAACTGAATATTTTTCATTTCCTTGCACAGCCAATAATGCAAGACAGTATTTAATAAATCAAAAATGTGTCCTAAGGATGAAGTAATTTTAACTTCCTGTTGCCTTAGTTAAATCTAATGAAATCGTATTAGTTACTGGCTCCTGCATTTCCTGAAAGTACGATCTATTAATCTATGAAATCAGCTAGGAAAAAGTTGAATTAATCTTTTCTGGAATAGTGAAAGTAGATCTTTTAATAAAGTGAGTATTGTTAATGAAATGAAAACTATTGAGTTCTTTATATTACATGAGCAGAGAGCAAAAGGCATATGTGATCTTGGAAACCATGAAAGTTCAAGTTTCTCAACAAGTTATTCAAAGAATATGAGAATGAAGGTCTTGGTTTTATCCAAAATGATCATGTTATTTTTGAACATAATTAATTTATTCATCAAATTTATGGTATATGTTGATGAAATACTAAATCATCATGTATTGTACTAATATGTTTTCCAACTTGTTTTTAGAATGTTCAAAAATGACATTGAAACAACTCGATCAAAATCAGTAAAGAGTAAAAAGCAAATTGAAATAAACACCACTGTCAACCAAAACAAAGAATATGGTGAGGAAGACaagtttgaaagagaaaaaaagaaaactaAAAAGCCTAAAGTGAAAAATATTCTAATGGAAGCAAATGAAATTGATTGTTCTTCTTACCCTGATGTGTGCAGTGAGCTAAAGAGATTTAAGAAAAAGAAAAGTAAAGCTAGAAGCTCAAATATTATAGAAGAGGAACATGACTCCAAGATTGAGAAAAAATTGACAAAGGTGAAGAATCCACCAGAAAGTGAAATTGATGAGGACATATGTGGTagtttaaaaaagaaaaagaaaagaaaaaacaaATTTAAGCCAGATAATAATTCTGGCCCTCAAAATATTTCTGAGAGAAATAAAAGAAATATCTGTGAGGATGACCCAAGCAGAGTTCAAGACGAAAGTGAGTGTAATataaagaaaaagagaaaaatcAATGACTCGAATGCTGATGTGGAAGAAGGATTAACTAAAGGTAATAAAACTTCAAATGGTACTGCAGACAAGTTGGGGAAAATGTCAGAAGTGTCTTGTGTTGCTGAAGCCAAAAGTGTGAagcgaaagaagaagaagaagcggtCTCATTCAGAAGGTATCGGCATACCTGAAGATGTAAAATCAatgaagagacagaaaagagacaaAAATATTGATGAGCCTGAAAGTGGGAATGACAAATTCAAATTAGCAGACTCAAAGAAGCAAAAAGATGAACAAACACTGGACACTCTGAGCAATAAGACAGACAAAAAATGcatgaaaaagaaaaagaaacaaaagcTACATACTGAAGAACATCTGTTGGAACCAGAAAGGTCTCACAAAGGAGAAACTATATCAGTTAAGAAGGAGAGAAAAGGAGTGGAGCAAATAGAAAATGACATGGAATGCATCACAAAAtccaaaaagaagaagaagaaaagatcCGTTGAAGCTGAAGGGGAAGGAATTGGGACAGTGGACAAAGATAGATTGAAGCTTGACAAAACTAACTACCTTTGTAAATTCGAAAACTCCCCAGCAAAGTTGACTGCAGAAGGGAAAAAGCAGGAGACAGCATTCGATGTTCTTGAAGAATCTgtagaaattaaaaagaaaattaaaaggaaaaagaaagaaacCTCATCTGGATCACATGTTTGTAAAGTAAACCATAATAATTTTTGTGCTTAAACTATAGATTTAAAACATTTTAAAGAAATTGATACTACAGTATTTTGATGCTGTGCCATGAAACAGTGACCCTTCTGAGCAACATTTCTGCTGGTTGGAAGCAGATTAACAGTAATTTGTTTATCAATATAGAATTATTTTTATTTGTGTCGTTTATGCATAAATGTAATAAAGTGCAATGTAACTGAATTTTCTTTTCCCAGGTAAAAAAGGAATTATGCGACAGTGATGATTTGCAGTTTATGTCTGAAAAGAAAGGAAATTTATTTGAAGTGACAATAGACAAGGTACAGAAATGCATTGAACACCTGGTTTATAGTGGCCAGCAGGCACTAGATCAACAACAAAGATGGGCTGTCCAAGTGGACTGCATAGTTCTTTCTAG from Heterodontus francisci isolate sHetFra1 chromosome 24, sHetFra1.hap1, whole genome shotgun sequence includes the following:
- the LOC137383389 gene encoding lysine-rich nucleolar protein 1-like isoform X1, which gives rise to MFKNDIETTRSKSVKSKKQIEINTTVNQNKEYGEEDKFEREKKKTKKPKVKNILMEANEIDCSSYPDVCSELKRFKKKKSKARSSNIIEEEHDSKIEKKLTKVKNPPESEIDEDICGSLKKKKKRKNKFKPDNNSGPQNISERNKRNICEDDPSRVQDESECNIKKKRKINDSNADVEEGLTKGNKTSNGTADKLGKMSEVSCVAEAKSVKRKKKKKRSHSEGIGIPEDVKSMKRQKRDKNIDEPESGNDKFKLADSKKQKDEQTLDTLSNKTDKKCMKKKKKQKLHTEEHLLEPERSHKGETISVKKERKGVEQIENDMECITKSKKKKKKRSVEAEGEGIGTVDKDRLKLDKTNYLCKFENSPAKLTAEGKKQETAFDVLEESVEIKKKIKRKKKETSSGSHVCKVKKELCDSDDLQFMSEKKGNLFEVTIDKARRKALQEEIDRVSGKTVTSETKASPEIKPRCTGTQWDTTTFESTEQKNKFLRLMGAFKSSNQPQSSGRSSGKPNMALNKEEQQKFNNTLQKEFDKALNLRQNRGIGLGFQPFPNQNNKTFFIDKHASKSKKFDFN
- the LOC137383389 gene encoding lysine-rich nucleolar protein 1-like isoform X2 — encoded protein: MFKNDIETTRSKSVKSKKQIEINTTVNQNKEYGEEDKFEREKKKTKKPKVKNILMEANEIDCSSYPDVCSELKRFKKKKSKARSSNIIEEEHDSKIEKKLTKVKNPPESEIDEDICGSLKKKKKRKNKFKPDNNSGPQNISERNKRNICEDDPSRVQDESECNIKKKRKINDSNADVEEGLTKGNKTSNGTADKLGKMSEVSCVAEAKSVKRKKKKKRSHSEGIGIPEDVKSMKRQKRDKNIDEPESGNDKFKLADSKKQKDEQTLDTLSNKTDKKCMKKKKKQKLHTEEHLLEPERSHKGETISVKKERKGVEQIENDMECITKSKKKKKKRSVEAEGEGIGTVDKDRLKLDKTNYLCKFENSPAKLTAEGKKQETAFDVLEESVEIKKKIKRKKKETSSGSHVKKELCDSDDLQFMSEKKGNLFEVTIDKARRKALQEEIDRVSGKTVTSETKASPEIKPRCTGTQWDTTTFESTEQKNKFLRLMGAFKSSNQPQSSGRSSGKPNMALNKEEQQKFNNTLQKEFDKALNLRQNRGIGLGFQPFPNQNNKTFFIDKHASKSKKFDFN
- the LOC137383389 gene encoding lysine-rich nucleolar protein 1-like isoform X3, which translates into the protein MFKNDIETTRSKSVKSKKQIEINTTVNQNKEYGEEDKFEREKKKTKKPKVKNILMEANEIDCSSYPDVCSELKRFKKKKSKARSSNIIEEEHDSKIEKKLTKVKNPPESEIDEDICGSLKKKKKRKNKFKPDNNSGPQNISERNKRNICEDDPSRVQDESECNIKKKRKINDSNADVEEGLTKGNKTSNGTADKLGKMSEVSCVAEAKSVKRKKKKKRSHSEGIGIPEDVKSMKRQKRDKNIDEPESGNDKFKLADSKKQKDEQTLDTLSNKTDKKCMKKKKKQKLHTEEHLLEPERSHKGETISVKKERKGVEQIENDMECITKSKKKKKKRSVEAEGEGIGTVDKDRLKLDKTNYLCKFENSPAKLTAEGKKQETAFDVLEESVEIKKKIKRKKKETSSGSHVCKARRKALQEEIDRVSGKTVTSETKASPEIKPRCTGTQWDTTTFESTEQKNKFLRLMGAFKSSNQPQSSGRSSGKPNMALNKEEQQKFNNTLQKEFDKALNLRQNRGIGLGFQPFPNQNNKTFFIDKHASKSKKFDFN